TGTCGTTGAGTGGCGTAGAGGTGCCGTGGGCGTTCAGATAACCGTACGATTCGGGCGCGAGGCCCGAATCCCGGATCGCCGCCCTCATGGCGCGCGCCGCACCCTCACCCTCGGGGGCCGGAGCCGTCATATGGTGGGCATCTCCCGTGGCGCCGTAACCGACGACCTCCGCGAGGATCTTCGCGCCGCGCCTTCGGGCATGCTCGAGCTCCTCGAGCACCAGCACCCCGGCGCCTTCCCCCATCACGAACCCGTCCCGCTGGGCATCGAAGGGGCGCGAAGCCTTTTGAGGCTCGTCGTTGCGCGTGGACATCGCCTTCATGGAGCAGAAGCCGGCGAACGAGACCGGGGTGATCGGCGCTTCCGCGCCCCCCGAGATCATGACGTCCGCCTCGTTGTTCTGGATGATCCGGAATGCGTCCCCGACGGCGTGCGCGCCCGAAGAACAGGCGGACACCGTGCAGTAGTTGGGGCCCTTCGCGCCGAACTGGATGGAAACCTGGCCCGACGCCATGTCCGAGATCATCATGGGGATGAAGAAGGGGCTCACCCGGGAGGGGCCCTTCTCGAGCAGCGTTCGATGCTGGTCCTCGAACGTCGCGATGCCGCCGATGCCGGAGCCGACCACGACTCCGTATCGCGTCGGATCCACGACTTCCGGCGAGACCCCCGCCTGCTTCACGGCCTGCGCCGTGGCGCCGATGGCGTACTGGACGAAGAGGTCGGCACGGCGGATGTCCTTCCTGTCGAGGTAATCCTCCGCCTTGAACTCCCGTACCTCTCCGCCGAAGCGGGTGTCGTACTTCGACGTGTCGAAGCGCGTGACGGGCCCGATGCCCGACTCGCCGGCGAGGAGCCGCGTCCAGAACGTCTCGATCTCCGAGCCCAGGGGGGAAACCACCCCCAGGCCGGTCACCACGACGCGCCGCGGCTCACCATTCGAGCGATTCATCGAAATTCTTCATTCCCCAGGATGCAATGCGACTCTGCTCCCGCGCGGCCCCGTGCGTGGGGACCGCGCCTGCCGAATC
Above is a genomic segment from Candidatus Eisenbacteria bacterium containing:
- the fabF gene encoding beta-ketoacyl-ACP synthase II, translating into MNRSNGEPRRVVVTGLGVVSPLGSEIETFWTRLLAGESGIGPVTRFDTSKYDTRFGGEVREFKAEDYLDRKDIRRADLFVQYAIGATAQAVKQAGVSPEVVDPTRYGVVVGSGIGGIATFEDQHRTLLEKGPSRVSPFFIPMMISDMASGQVSIQFGAKGPNYCTVSACSSGAHAVGDAFRIIQNNEADVMISGGAEAPITPVSFAGFCSMKAMSTRNDEPQKASRPFDAQRDGFVMGEGAGVLVLEELEHARRRGAKILAEVVGYGATGDAHHMTAPAPEGEGAARAMRAAIRDSGLAPESYGYLNAHGTSTPLNDKFETQAIKSVFGEQAKKLPVSSTKSMTGHLLGAAGGLETIICVLALERQKLPPTINYETPDPDCDLDYVPNTARAVELQAALSNSLGFGGHNVTLALSRYVA